A single window of Hippocampus zosterae strain Florida chromosome 15, ASM2543408v3, whole genome shotgun sequence DNA harbors:
- the si:dkey-222f8.3 gene encoding poly(U)-specific endoribonuclease-C-like, producing the protein MARRQVANQELSEVLNELWRLDVNRLKPGTDYIIAPQGRAGYVAQGSNYARDRAHAPLFKYVDEDKLRSIETYAHFINLLDNYEMSTGVSESVTHEELQENRKFLDAILDTDVMKCAHQYLVKKRQSPPDVMSFKKQLYNIWFRLYHRDRSGGADSCGFEHVFVGETKQGQEITGLHNWVQFYLQEKHGHIDYKGYKARDKKDTPDEDDHVLNLQFSWKGLVKPVGGSFIGVSPELEVAMFTIVFLESGDKTSTLELKVDEYVLELVVHRHGRSIGSSYPKLLSSNHRDL; encoded by the exons ATGGCAAGACG CCAAGTGGCCAATCAGGAGTTGTCTGAGGTGTTGAATGAACTGTGGCGTCTGGACGTCAACCGCCTCAAGCCGGGGACTGATTACATCATTGCCCCTCAG GGACGAGCCGGCTACGTGGCTCAGGGCAGCAACTATGCCAGGGATCGCGCCCATGCGCCACTCTTCAAATATGTCGATGAGGACAAACTGAGGAGCATCGAGACATATGCAC ACTTCATCAACTTGCTGGACAATTACGAGATGTCGACAGGCGTGTCAGAGTCTGTGACCCATGAGGAGCTTCAGGAGAACCGCAAGTTCCTGGACGCCATCCTGGACACAGACGTCATGAAG TGCGCTCACCAGTACCTGGTCAAGAAGAGACAGTCTCCGCCTGATGTGATGAGTTTCAAGAAGCAACTCTACAACATCTGGTTCCGCCTATACCACCGTGACAGGAGTGGAGG GGCGGACTCATGCGGCTTCGAGCATGTGTTCGTGGGCGAGACCAAGCAAGGGCAGGAGATTACAGGCCTCCACAACTGGGTACAGTTCTACCTACAGGAGAAGCACGGCCACATTGACTACAAAGGTTACAAAGCACGGGACAAAAAAGACACC CCCGATGAGGACGACCACGTGCTCAACCTGCAGTTTAGCTGGAAGGGCCTGGTCAAGCCAGTGGGCGGCTCCTTCATTGGGGTCAGTCCCGAATTGGAGGTGGCGATGTTCACCATTGTTTTCCTAGAGTCTGGAGACAAGACCAGCACGCTGGAGTTGAAGGTGGATGAATACGTTTTGGAGCTTGTGGTCCACAGGCACGGCCGCTCCATCGGGTCATCTTATCCAAAACTCCTCAGCAGCAACCACCGGGACTTGTAG
- the pak1ip1 gene encoding p21-activated protein kinase-interacting protein 1-like produces the protein MAAFVELVAGCYEQIVFGYRVRTDQTEWTAKADFTHHAHTASVSAVAASNRFVVTGSRDETMLLYDMNKKVEHGALLHHDGTITCLEFYGGTHLLSGGEDGLLCVWSTKKWECLKSIKAHRGHVTSLSVHPSGKLALTVGTDKTLRTWNLINGRSAFIKNIKQNAHIVRWSPNGEKYVVVIHDQLDLYNLQTASLTSTLKNPKRISAINFLNNSILAVVGDDEIVRLCDVAQEKWVCEFKAHETRVKAVESFMMTDHCVLVTASNDGFIKMWKLRLNEELECPTLLGEVNTTARLTCLAVWKPSAPQHTTEKDAKGAEATTSQKGAEEAGALLKTKRVRIFTHEEVILEDESKPKKKRRKKRKVGGQQEEAK, from the exons ATGGCCGCCTTCGTGGAGCTAGTCGCTGGCTGCTACGAGCAAATTGTGTTTGGTTACCGTGTTCGAACTGACCAGACC GAGTGGACAGCCAAGGCGGACTTCACAcatcacgcacacacagcatCTGTGTCGGCGGTGGCGGCCAGCAACAGGTTTGTGGTGACGGGCAGTAGAGACGAAACCATGCTCCTGTATGACATGAACAAGAAGGTGGAACACGGCGCTCTGCTACATCACGACG GCACCATCACCTGCCTGGAATTTTACGGTGGGACGCATCTGCTGAGCGGAGGAGAAGATGGActcttgtgtgtgtggagcACCAAGAAGTGGGAGTGTCTCAAGTCCATCAAAGCGCACAG GGGTCATGTGACATCGCTGTCTGTGCATCCGTCTGGTAAACTTGCACTGACGGTGGGCACCGATAAAACACTGCG TACATGGAATCTAATTAATGGAAGATCAGCCTTCatcaaaaacatcaaacaaa ATGCCCACATTGTGCGGTGGTCTCCGAACGGCGAGAAATATGTGGTAGTCATCCATGACCAGCTAGACCTGTACAATCTGCAAACAGCCTCGCTAACCAGCACGCTCAAGAACCCCAAAAGGATCTCGGCCATCAACTTCTTAAAc AACTCCATCCTGGCTGTTGTAGGTGATGATGAAATAGTGCGATTGTGTGATGTTGCCCAAGAGAAATGGGTGTGCGAGTTCAAGGCCCATGAAACCAG GGTGAAAGCAGTTGAGAGTTTCATGATGACCGACCACTGCGTGTTGGTCACGGCCTCCAACGACGGCTTCATCAAAATGTGGAAGCTCCGTCTGAATGAA GAGTTGGAATGTCCCACCCTCCTGGGGGAGGTCAACACCACGGCCAGGCTGACCTGTCTTGCTGTGTGGAAACCATCTGCGCCACAGCACACCACAGAAAAAGACGCCAAAGGAGCCGAGGCCACAACGTCACAAAAAGGAGCCG AGGAGGCTGGGGCACTTTTGAAGACAAAGCGAGTGCGAATTTTCACACATGAAGAAGTCATCCTGGAAGATGAGAGCAAGCCgaagaaaaagaggaggaagaagagaaaggtcggtgggcaacaggaggaagccaaataa